The Candidatus Arthromitus sp. SFB-mouse-Japan genome includes a region encoding these proteins:
- a CDS encoding trypsin-like peptidase domain-containing protein: protein MKNRFIKMLCLLVLGISLIQCSRNNEPNFTSPKVKIEAKDIENSKYNLVVPITRRDKNNSKIYCGTGFIVGPNTVLTNKHITDTDPDDHILNPEKELFVELNKNGTTTTFEIDKIIPFDNTDGVYGIEGINVDLSVIQVKPKDGKNLSDSFGSFEIAALEEIQKIKVGDTIEYAGYPMLKQPDLFYDVAVITTLYGSTKPTIDNTDTIFLHNTIFF, encoded by the coding sequence ATGAAAAACAGATTTATTAAAATGTTATGCTTATTAGTTCTAGGAATAAGTTTAATTCAATGTTCTAGAAATAATGAACCTAACTTTACTAGTCCTAAAGTTAAAATAGAGGCCAAAGATATTGAAAATAGCAAATATAATTTAGTTGTTCCTATAACTAGAAGAGATAAAAATAATTCTAAAATTTATTGTGGTACTGGATTTATTGTCGGACCAAACACTGTTTTAACTAATAAACATATTACAGATACAGATCCCGATGACCATATTTTAAATCCTGAAAAAGAATTATTTGTTGAATTAAATAAAAATGGAACTACAACTACTTTTGAAATTGATAAAATCATTCCATTTGATAATACAGATGGAGTATATGGTATTGAAGGAATTAATGTAGATTTATCAGTAATTCAAGTTAAACCTAAGGATGGAAAAAATTTATCAGATAGTTTTGGTTCATTTGAAATTGCTGCACTTGAAGAAATTCAAAAAATTAAAGTTGGAGATACAATTGAATATGCTGGATATCCTATGCTTAAACAACCAGATTTATTTTATGATGTTGCAGTTATAACTACTCTTTATGGAAGTACAAAACCAACTATTGATAATACTGATACAATTTTTCTTCATAATACAATTTTTTTTTAA
- a CDS encoding TipAS antibiotic-recognition domain-containing protein, with the protein MAERINYSSLNKINLLKEQKKRDIIFKNIQNKMKSNKYNDECIQDMISDLFNFMNRFYRCSIGMFRGLAEVYEFNTNFSRILSRNYGEEMPKYIAKAMIYFCDIKEGKEVFKD; encoded by the coding sequence TTGGCGGAAAGAATAAATTATAGTTCATTAAATAAGATTAATTTATTAAAAGAACAAAAGAAGAGAGATATAATTTTTAAAAATATACAAAATAAAATGAAATCAAATAAGTATAATGATGAATGTATACAAGATATGATATCAGATCTTTTTAATTTTATGAATAGGTTTTATAGATGTTCTATTGGAATGTTTAGAGGATTAGCTGAGGTATATGAATTTAATACTAATTTTTCTAGAATTTTATCTAGGAATTATGGAGAAGAAATGCCAAAGTATATAGCTAAAGCTATGATTTATTTTTGTGATATTAAAGAGGGTAAGGAAGTTTTTAAAGACTGA
- a CDS encoding S1 family peptidase has protein sequence MKNKFIKMLCLLILGVGLVQCSSQSSNNSTSQNNEQITVIPDPNSPDGIVIENQVEKPQDTFTKIIAKDISASKYKSVVPIVSKNPEFYNRYMGTGTIVGTNTIITNKHVTTEETKDTMYVLLNEGDTTIPFEIENIIEFDEESNGKAGANVDLAIIQVKPNNGRNLSDNIETFKFATVEEINSLKVGDQIEYAGYPSELQPDLFCDKIKVNTLTNSTNYITFQSIAKGGQSGSALLNSENKIVGLLRASNEKEGTGFILNQTTLDFINKNIK, from the coding sequence ATGAAAAACAAATTTATTAAAATGTTATGCTTATTAATTTTAGGAGTAGGTTTAGTTCAATGCTCCAGTCAAAGTTCTAATAATTCAACATCTCAAAATAATGAACAAATAACTGTTATTCCTGATCCTAATTCTCCAGATGGTATTGTTATTGAAAACCAAGTAGAAAAACCACAAGATACTTTCACTAAAATTATTGCCAAAGACATCAGTGCTAGCAAATATAAATCAGTTGTACCTATCGTTTCTAAAAATCCAGAGTTTTATAATCGCTATATGGGCACAGGTACTATAGTTGGAACAAATACAATTATAACTAATAAACACGTTACAACAGAAGAAACAAAAGATACGATGTATGTCCTATTAAATGAAGGTGATACAACAATTCCATTTGAAATCGAAAATATAATAGAATTTGATGAAGAATCAAATGGAAAGGCTGGAGCTAATGTAGATCTAGCAATAATTCAAGTTAAACCTAATAATGGTAGAAATTTATCTGACAATATCGAAACTTTTAAATTTGCTACAGTTGAGGAAATTAATAGTTTAAAAGTTGGGGACCAAATTGAATACGCTGGATATCCATCTGAATTACAACCTGATTTATTTTGCGATAAAATAAAAGTTAATACATTAACAAACTCTACTAATTATATTACATTTCAATCTATAGCAAAAGGTGGTCAATCAGGTTCAGCGTTATTAAATTCAGAAAATAAAATTGTAGGCCTGCTAAGAGCTTCTAATGAAAAAGAAGGAACTGGATTCATATTAAATCAGACAACACTTGATTTTATAAATAAAAATATTAAGTAA
- the rpmB gene encoding 50S ribosomal protein L28 yields the protein MSKKCEICDKGVVFGGQYSHSHRRSNRKWTPNLRKIKAVINNSKKTIKVCTRCLRSGKIERSA from the coding sequence ATGTCTAAGAAATGTGAAATTTGTGATAAAGGTGTAGTTTTTGGCGGACAATACAGCCATTCTCATCGTAGATCTAATAGGAAATGGACTCCTAATCTAAGAAAAATTAAAGCTGTTATTAATAATTCTAAAAAGACTATAAAAGTTTGTACTAGATGTTTGCGTTCTGGTAAAATAGAAAGGTCTGCATAA
- a CDS encoding Asp23/Gls24 family envelope stress response protein has protein sequence MLHVKTPSGNIYYNEELIKNIVALATMECNNVVGLANRNFKEDNSNLSSGIKINLTEDKSKLNIHVFVIIKYGIKISIIASDIIHLIKDSVERFLELSINSIVVNIQGIRYEN, from the coding sequence ATGTTACATGTTAAAACACCAAGTGGGAATATTTATTATAACGAAGAGCTTATTAAAAATATTGTTGCTTTAGCTACAATGGAATGCAATAATGTTGTTGGTTTAGCAAATCGTAATTTCAAAGAAGATAATAGCAATTTAAGTAGTGGAATTAAGATAAATTTAACGGAAGATAAATCAAAGTTAAATATACATGTTTTTGTAATTATAAAATATGGGATTAAGATCTCCATAATAGCAAGTGATATAATTCATTTAATTAAGGATAGTGTTGAAAGATTTTTAGAGCTTTCTATTAATTCTATAGTTGTCAATATTCAAGGTATTAGATATGAAAATTAA
- the recG gene encoding ATP-dependent DNA helicase RecG — MLEKSIISVKGVGQRYADLFSKNGINTVEDLIMYFPKSYEFMGECSSDKYVFEGIVTEILRDVAVKQKLILTTIKLKNTEGRVAKLIYFNKPYMKHSFILGNTYKVYGSCKETKNYIELVNAEKIKEFSNDIIPKYKSIKGIGNNQIINIVSNAIEKIKLKDNLPKFIIEKRNLISLDDAVINIHLPKNKEMLTKAIDRFKYQELMYFFVNIKLLRDKLASKGNGIKFSIFTEKLIELKNQLGFQLTSDQNNAIKQILIEQKSDFSINRLLHGDVGSGKTIVAFITAFNVLLNGYKVVLIVPTEILAVQHYNEAIKLFEKFDIQIRLLVGSIKEKEKDKIKEELKEGYSILLIGTHAILEDDVELKNLGYIIFDEQHRFGVSQRSKLIQKGKDKNCDVLVMTATPIPRTLFLYIYNGMDISSIKELPSNRKKVNTIHIKREDKKSKYKIILDEINKGGQCYIVCPLIEDNEKVDLFSVESLYEELKTSILSSCSIGILHGKMNNKDKNGVMNKFKEGLIDILISTTVIEVGISVSNATVMVIENAERFGISQIHQLRGRIGRGSKEGICILVTNTMNSVTMKRISTLLESNDGFYLSEQDLKIRGSGDIFGYKQHGNTGFVFADVINDIGILKKVKEDIDYMDLLNTDEIRNFYDGVQKKLDGIDNTICFN, encoded by the coding sequence ATGCTAGAAAAAAGTATTATAAGTGTTAAAGGTGTAGGTCAAAGATACGCTGATTTATTTTCAAAAAATGGCATTAATACAGTTGAAGATTTGATTATGTATTTTCCGAAATCATATGAATTTATGGGAGAGTGCTCTTCTGATAAATATGTATTTGAGGGAATTGTCACAGAAATACTTAGAGATGTAGCTGTCAAACAAAAGTTGATATTGACAACAATAAAATTAAAAAATACTGAAGGTAGGGTTGCGAAATTAATATATTTTAATAAACCATATATGAAACATAGTTTTATTTTAGGTAATACATATAAAGTTTACGGATCTTGTAAGGAAACAAAAAATTATATAGAACTTGTCAATGCAGAGAAAATTAAAGAATTTTCAAATGATATTATACCGAAATATAAATCAATTAAAGGAATTGGTAACAATCAAATTATAAATATAGTAAGTAATGCCATTGAGAAAATTAAGCTTAAAGATAATCTACCGAAATTTATTATTGAAAAGAGAAATTTGATTTCTTTGGATGATGCCGTTATAAATATACACTTACCTAAAAATAAAGAAATGCTTACTAAAGCTATAGATAGATTTAAATATCAGGAACTTATGTATTTTTTTGTTAATATAAAGCTTTTAAGAGATAAATTAGCTTCTAAAGGAAATGGGATTAAGTTTAGTATTTTCACTGAAAAATTAATTGAATTAAAGAATCAACTTGGTTTTCAGTTAACTAGTGATCAAAATAATGCAATAAAGCAGATTTTGATTGAACAAAAAAGTGATTTTTCAATTAATAGGTTACTTCATGGAGATGTTGGTTCGGGTAAAACTATTGTGGCATTTATTACAGCATTTAATGTTCTATTAAATGGATATAAAGTTGTATTAATAGTTCCAACTGAAATTTTAGCTGTTCAACACTACAATGAAGCGATTAAATTATTTGAAAAATTTGATATACAAATTCGGCTTTTAGTTGGGAGTATTAAAGAAAAGGAAAAAGATAAAATAAAGGAAGAATTAAAGGAAGGATATTCAATTTTATTGATAGGTACTCATGCAATACTTGAAGATGATGTTGAACTTAAAAATTTGGGGTATATAATTTTCGATGAGCAACATAGATTTGGTGTGAGTCAGAGGTCCAAACTTATACAGAAAGGAAAAGATAAAAATTGTGATGTATTGGTTATGACTGCGACTCCTATTCCGAGAACTTTATTTTTGTACATATATAATGGAATGGATATTTCATCGATTAAAGAGCTCCCATCAAATCGTAAGAAAGTTAATACGATTCATATTAAGAGAGAAGATAAGAAATCTAAATATAAAATTATATTAGATGAAATTAATAAGGGTGGTCAATGTTATATAGTTTGTCCTCTCATTGAAGATAATGAAAAGGTAGATTTATTTTCTGTTGAATCATTATACGAGGAATTGAAGACATCTATTTTATCTTCTTGTAGTATTGGAATTTTGCATGGCAAAATGAACAACAAGGACAAGAACGGAGTTATGAATAAATTTAAAGAAGGATTAATTGATATATTGATTTCTACTACTGTAATAGAGGTTGGTATCAGTGTTTCTAATGCAACTGTAATGGTAATTGAAAATGCTGAGCGTTTTGGAATTTCACAGATACATCAACTTAGGGGTCGAATTGGTCGTGGATCTAAAGAAGGTATATGCATTCTTGTTACTAACACTATGAATTCTGTAACTATGAAGAGAATTTCAACGCTCCTTGAAAGTAATGATGGGTTTTATTTATCTGAACAAGATTTGAAGATAAGAGGAAGTGGAGATATTTTTGGATATAAACAACATGGGAATACTGGATTTGTATTTGCGGATGTTATTAATGACATAGGTATTCTGAAAAAAGTTAAAGAAGATATTGATTATATGGATTTACTTAATACAGATGAAATAAGAAATTTTTATGATGGTGTTCAGAAAAAATTAGATGGAATTGATAATACTATTTGTTTTAATTAA
- the rsmD gene encoding 16S rRNA (guanine(966)-N(2))-methyltransferase RsmD translates to MRIITGKAKGRKIISPDGYDVTRPTLDRVKQSIFNIIQNDLTRDSIVLDLFAGTGSLGLESASRGAKKTYLCDRNDITFSYLKQNIRNLGLSDCAFAIKGEFDVNLRRFEGKEKFNLMFIDPPYNSDYVSRSINLIDELNLLDKYGLIVVKISSSESKFIESKNINLVDYRKYGNTTVCFYRYKENYNE, encoded by the coding sequence ATGAGAATAATTACTGGGAAAGCTAAGGGTAGAAAGATTATTTCTCCAGATGGGTATGATGTCACACGACCAACACTTGATAGAGTTAAGCAATCTATTTTCAATATAATTCAAAATGATTTAACTAGAGATAGTATTGTTCTTGATTTATTTGCTGGAACTGGAAGTCTTGGACTTGAGTCTGCTAGTAGGGGAGCTAAGAAAACTTATCTATGTGACAGAAATGATATTACATTTTCATATTTAAAACAAAATATTAGGAATCTAGGATTGTCAGACTGTGCATTTGCAATAAAAGGGGAGTTTGATGTAAATCTTAGAAGATTTGAGGGTAAGGAAAAATTTAATTTAATGTTTATAGATCCGCCATATAACTCAGATTATGTTAGTAGAAGTATAAACTTAATTGATGAGTTAAATCTTCTTGATAAATATGGGCTTATAGTGGTTAAAATATCAAGTTCAGAAAGCAAGTTTATAGAATCTAAAAATATAAATTTAGTTGATTATAGGAAGTACGGCAACACTACTGTGTGTTTTTATAGATATAAGGAGAATTATAATGAATAG
- the coaD gene encoding pantetheine-phosphate adenylyltransferase, whose translation MNRAIIPGSFDPITLGHIDIIERSLKIFDEITVCVLVNPDKNTLFSIEDRKRLISKSVCNLNDSDKIKIDSYEGLLIDYMNRKDINIIIKGLRAFSDFEYEIQMAFLNNKMAPNIETFFLMTTENLSYISSSSIKQIVKFGGNISGLVPSVIEQDIIHKILE comes from the coding sequence ATGAATAGGGCAATAATACCTGGAAGTTTTGACCCAATAACTCTTGGGCACATTGATATAATAGAACGTTCTTTAAAGATTTTTGATGAGATAACAGTATGTGTTTTAGTTAATCCTGATAAGAATACATTATTTTCTATTGAGGATAGGAAGAGATTAATAAGTAAATCTGTATGTAATCTAAATGATAGTGATAAAATAAAAATAGATAGTTATGAAGGCTTGTTAATTGATTATATGAATAGAAAAGATATAAATATAATTATTAAGGGACTAAGAGCTTTTTCGGATTTTGAGTATGAAATACAAATGGCATTTTTAAATAATAAAATGGCACCTAATATAGAAACTTTTTTCCTTATGACAACGGAGAACTTATCTTATATAAGTTCGTCGTCTATAAAGCAAATAGTAAAGTTTGGTGGTAATATATCAGGGTTAGTACCTTCTGTTATTGAACAAGATATTATTCATAAAATTTTGGAGTGA
- a CDS encoding Cof-type HAD-IIB family hydrolase — protein MYKLIAIDMDGTLLNSDGQISNENISAVKRALDKGVKVVFTTGRGIRAIIKFIEKVGLSDKDEYIITNNGVSLYKSNDLKCLKANLLYGDEVKTLVDVGIDLNAKILIYDYKTEGTIVLEENEFSKFERDHIGMTVRVEPDFPNKINKETKVFKIIYTEEPSKLDVIQKNIPEYIKDNYTVVRTLPICLELFHKGSNKGNAVKDLSNIFGISKEEVICIGDQQNDMEMIKYAGLGIAMGNAINPIKEIADYVTDTNDNNGVAKAIEKFVL, from the coding sequence TTGTATAAATTAATAGCTATTGACATGGACGGTACTCTTTTAAATAGTGATGGTCAAATTTCTAATGAAAATATTTCTGCTGTAAAAAGGGCTCTCGATAAGGGAGTAAAAGTGGTTTTTACAACTGGAAGAGGGATTAGAGCAATCATAAAATTTATCGAAAAGGTTGGATTATCCGATAAAGATGAATACATTATAACAAATAATGGTGTATCATTGTATAAAAGCAATGATTTGAAGTGTTTGAAGGCCAATTTATTATATGGAGATGAAGTGAAAACATTAGTTGATGTTGGTATAGATTTAAATGCTAAAATATTGATATATGATTATAAAACTGAGGGAACAATTGTTTTAGAAGAAAATGAGTTTTCAAAATTTGAGAGAGATCATATAGGTATGACTGTTCGTGTTGAACCAGATTTTCCAAATAAAATAAATAAGGAAACAAAAGTATTTAAGATAATTTATACAGAAGAGCCATCAAAACTAGATGTAATACAAAAAAATATTCCAGAGTATATAAAAGATAATTATACAGTTGTTAGAACTTTACCTATATGTCTTGAATTATTTCATAAAGGTTCAAATAAGGGTAATGCTGTTAAAGATTTATCAAATATTTTTGGTATTTCAAAGGAAGAAGTAATTTGTATTGGTGATCAGCAGAATGATATGGAAATGATAAAGTACGCAGGACTTGGTATAGCTATGGGTAATGCAATAAATCCGATAAAGGAAATTGCAGACTATGTTACAGATACAAATGATAATAATGGAGTTGCTAAGGCTATTGAAAAATTTGTATTATAA
- a CDS encoding nucleoside recognition domain-containing protein: protein MLVFLILSIMILGIFYICGKSKINALITFTITISITYLIIFPKSSIDAVLNGTNLFINSVFPTLFPFLILTNILINYGGIDIFGKLLGSILAKPLRISKNSIFPLLISFICGYPLGIKYLNDMYTEKIIGKNEFIRMTNIASNASPLFIIGTIGVSMLQNKTFGYILLFANYLSCILMSFIIPKGKETSILNIKPSQIKAKNNFGNILKNALENALKTCAIVGGFVILFSLIKEILLNNFYTQVILKDLPILKSIIVGIFEITNGIKLLSDAIIPIKLKLSLISTLCSFSGSCIILQCYSFVYKNTSFKISKYIFYKLIQSIIAFVITFIICIFTI, encoded by the coding sequence TTGTTGGTATTTTTAATTTTATCTATTATGATATTAGGAATTTTTTATATCTGTGGAAAATCTAAAATAAATGCTCTAATCACTTTCACAATTACGATAAGCATAACATACTTAATCATTTTCCCAAAATCATCAATTGATGCAGTACTAAATGGAACCAATTTATTTATAAATTCAGTTTTCCCAACATTATTTCCATTTTTAATCTTAACAAATATTTTAATAAACTACGGAGGAATAGATATTTTTGGTAAACTCCTTGGTTCTATACTTGCAAAACCTTTAAGAATTTCTAAAAATTCTATTTTCCCATTACTTATAAGTTTTATATGTGGTTACCCATTAGGCATAAAATACTTAAACGATATGTACACCGAAAAAATTATTGGTAAAAATGAATTTATACGCATGACAAATATTGCATCAAATGCAAGCCCATTATTTATTATTGGCACTATCGGGGTATCAATGCTTCAAAATAAAACTTTTGGATACATACTTTTATTTGCTAATTATTTATCTTGTATACTAATGTCGTTTATAATTCCAAAGGGAAAAGAAACATCAATTTTAAATATTAAACCAAGCCAAATTAAAGCCAAAAATAATTTTGGTAATATTTTAAAAAATGCTTTAGAAAATGCATTAAAAACATGTGCGATAGTTGGAGGATTTGTAATACTATTTTCTTTAATAAAAGAGATCTTACTAAATAATTTCTATACCCAAGTTATACTTAAAGATCTTCCTATATTAAAATCAATTATCGTTGGAATTTTTGAAATAACAAATGGTATTAAATTATTAAGTGATGCTATTATTCCAATTAAATTAAAACTCTCACTTATTAGTACTCTTTGTAGTTTTAGTGGATCATGTATAATTCTTCAATGTTACTCATTTGTATACAAAAATACTTCATTCAAAATAAGTAAATATATATTTTACAAACTTATACAATCTATAATTGCATTTGTTATAACATTTATTATTTGTATATTTACAATATAA
- a CDS encoding nucleotidyltransferase — protein MKVVAIISEYNPFHLGHLNQIEQIKKIFHPEELVIISIMSGNFIQRGEPSILNKFERCKSAIKNGINLCLEIPVHISLSSAEKFSYGAIKILDSLKCVDYICFGCEIPNEEKLNLISNILIESNKINYSKYLNKGYSFAKVQELIVHEKSKDENLKNLMKSSNNILAIEYLKSLKILNSRIKPILIQRIGSNYNDTSLNKLFSSATAIRNILNTKSDINIIKNHVPEKTFKILEKSSIKGCFVNKEDMFPYLKYKLSISKNLSKISGVNEGLDNKFYTEIHKSNSLNELILNVKSKRYTYSRLSRILCKFFIGFESYDVETIKNFSNYVRVLGFDSKGKNLLNTIKKSCNINIISKFDKKNSSLAPLDILSTIAYSIINKTVSPTDDFTHPPIIE, from the coding sequence GTGAAAGTAGTCGCCATAATATCCGAATATAACCCATTTCATCTCGGACATCTTAACCAAATAGAACAAATAAAAAAAATATTCCATCCTGAAGAACTTGTAATCATCTCAATTATGAGTGGAAATTTTATACAAAGAGGAGAACCTAGCATTTTAAACAAATTTGAGCGTTGTAAATCTGCTATTAAAAACGGTATTAACCTATGCTTAGAGATTCCTGTACATATATCTCTATCCTCTGCAGAAAAATTTTCATATGGAGCAATTAAAATTCTCGACTCATTAAAATGCGTTGATTATATTTGTTTTGGATGTGAAATTCCAAATGAAGAAAAATTAAACTTAATTTCAAACATCTTAATAGAATCAAACAAAATAAATTATTCCAAATATTTAAATAAAGGTTACTCATTTGCAAAAGTACAAGAATTAATTGTCCATGAAAAATCGAAAGATGAAAACCTAAAAAATTTAATGAAATCCTCTAACAATATTCTAGCTATAGAATATCTTAAATCTTTAAAAATTTTAAACAGCAGAATAAAACCTATACTTATACAACGAATTGGAAGTAATTATAATGATACATCTTTAAACAAACTTTTTTCATCTGCAACAGCTATAAGAAATATTCTAAACACTAAATCTGATATAAATATTATTAAAAATCACGTCCCTGAAAAAACCTTTAAAATTTTAGAAAAATCTTCCATAAAAGGTTGTTTCGTTAATAAAGAAGATATGTTCCCTTATTTGAAATACAAGCTTTCAATAAGTAAAAACCTATCAAAAATTAGTGGAGTAAATGAAGGTCTTGACAATAAATTTTACACAGAAATACATAAATCAAATTCTTTAAATGAATTAATTTTAAATGTAAAATCAAAAAGATACACCTATTCAAGATTAAGTCGTATCCTATGCAAATTTTTTATAGGATTTGAATCTTACGATGTGGAAACAATTAAAAATTTTAGTAATTATGTTAGAGTTCTAGGATTTGACTCAAAAGGAAAAAATTTATTAAACACCATCAAAAAATCTTGTAATATAAATATAATATCAAAATTTGACAAAAAAAACTCATCTTTAGCACCACTAGATATATTAAGCACGATAGCATACTCTATTATAAACAAAACAGTATCACCAACGGATGACTTTACACATCCACCAATTATAGAATAA
- the pta gene encoding phosphate acetyltransferase — protein MRLLEKILELAKSDKKKIILPEGTEERTIRATETIIKGKIADIVLIGNDDEIKSKAKSLGVNIDGSIIVDPIKSEKYEEYVNLFFELRKNKGITIEKAREVVKDEMYFGTLMLKNGDGDGLVSGAIHTTADLLRPGMQIIKTSPGTKIVSSFFIMDVPNKNYGHDGIMFFADSAVNPNPTAEELACIAISTADNAKALSGIEPRVALLSFSSMGSAKHELVDKVVEANRIANELRPDLMIEGELQLDAAIVSDVCKTKAPNSKIQGMANILIFPDLQSGNIGYKLVERLANADAIGPICQGFAKPLNDLSRGCSVNDIVSMVAVTSVQAKMS, from the coding sequence ATGAGACTATTAGAAAAAATTTTAGAATTGGCTAAAAGTGACAAAAAAAAGATAATTTTGCCAGAAGGAACTGAAGAAAGGACTATTAGAGCGACTGAAACAATTATTAAGGGGAAAATAGCGGATATTGTTTTAATAGGCAATGATGATGAAATTAAGTCTAAAGCTAAAAGTTTAGGAGTTAATATAGATGGTTCAATTATAGTTGATCCAATTAAATCTGAAAAATATGAGGAATATGTGAATTTATTTTTTGAGTTAAGAAAAAATAAAGGGATAACTATTGAAAAGGCTAGAGAGGTAGTAAAGGATGAAATGTATTTTGGGACGTTAATGCTCAAAAACGGAGATGGTGATGGTTTGGTTTCTGGAGCTATACATACAACAGCGGATCTTCTAAGACCTGGAATGCAAATAATAAAAACTTCGCCTGGAACAAAGATTGTTTCGAGTTTCTTTATAATGGATGTGCCTAATAAAAATTATGGTCATGATGGAATAATGTTTTTTGCTGATTCAGCTGTTAATCCGAACCCAACAGCTGAAGAGTTAGCGTGTATTGCTATATCTACTGCAGATAATGCTAAAGCTTTAAGTGGTATAGAGCCTAGGGTTGCATTGTTGTCTTTTTCATCAATGGGAAGTGCAAAGCATGAGTTAGTAGACAAAGTTGTCGAAGCGAATAGAATTGCAAATGAATTAAGACCTGATTTAATGATTGAAGGTGAGCTTCAATTGGATGCAGCAATAGTTTCTGATGTATGTAAAACTAAGGCTCCTAATAGTAAGATACAAGGAATGGCAAATATCTTAATATTTCCGGATCTTCAGTCAGGCAATATAGGATATAAGCTTGTTGAGAGATTAGCTAATGCTGATGCTATAGGACCAATATGCCAAGGATTTGCTAAACCTTTAAATGATTTATCAAGAGGTTGTAGTGTAAATGATATTGTAAGTATGGTTGCAGTTACGTCGGTTCAAGCTAAAATGAGTTAG